A genomic stretch from Diachasmimorpha longicaudata isolate KC_UGA_2023 chromosome 2, iyDiaLong2, whole genome shotgun sequence includes:
- the LOC135172232 gene encoding translation initiation factor eIF2 assembly protein-like, which produces MVNTLKSECSICTWYPNFAKVSIESRVLVIPDEVSQYLEHDAFVLPSEAVGKPVENGEWTDGSAVDDSGEEAEVQPSFPEFSKQIQEVIDEFGAVFVKANWRTPLDATWVAPTKTLKCTSLEEVYLLLKSSDRISGDINTVKQLSCESGGLKCCLVLKRWRDINPSSEFRCFVVNRQLMGICQRDSSQFHPYIETDKYNIQRDITSLFNEKIKDKFKLDNYTFDVIRIKKDKVKIVDFGPLDETSTKGTLFTYSELHDSITDPPEFRFIAEDMGIQPNTSHHFCVPQEINEFFRTGNDSMMDIIRREVENQRLE; this is translated from the exons ATGGTGAACACTTTGAAGTCTGAGTGCTCTATTTGCACGTGGTATCCGAATTTTGCAAAAGTTTCCATAGAATCGAGGGTCTTAGTCATTCCTGATGAGGTCTCCCAGTATCTTGAGCATGATGCCTTTGTTTTGCCTTCTGAGGCAGTGGGAAAACCGGTGGAGAATGGAGAGTGGACTGATGGATCTGCGGTTGATGATTCCGGCGAG GAGGCTGAGGTTCAGCCGTCCTTCCCGGAGTTCAGCAAGCAAATTCAAGAGGTTATTGATGAGTTTGGAGCGGTGTTTGTCAAGGCTAACTGGAGAACTCCTCTG GATGCAACTTGGGTAGCTCCAACAAAAACTCTGAAATGCACCTCCTTGGAGGAAGTTTATCTACTCCTAAAGAGTTCTGATAGAATTTCTGGAGATATCAACACTGTCAAGCAACTCTCCTGTGAGTCTGGAGGATTAAAATGTTGTTTAGTGTTAAAGCGGTGGCGAGATATTAACCCTAGTTCAGAATTTCGCTGTTTTGTCGTTAATAGACAATTAATGG GAATTTGCCAAAGAGATTCTTCACAATTCCATCCTTATATAGAGACAGATAAATATAATATACAAAGAGATATTACGAGTTTATTCAACGAGAAGATAAAAGATAAATTCAAGCTTGATAATT ATACATTCGATGTGATTAGGATAAAGAAAGACAAAGTAAAAATCGTCGACTTTGGACCTCTCGATGAAACATCCACAAAGGGGACTCTCTTTACATATTCTGAACTCCATGACTCCATTACGGATCCTCCAGAGTTCAGATTTATCGCTGAGGACATGGGAATTCAGCCAAACACTAGTCATCACTTTTGTGTACCGCAAGAGATCAACGAATTTTTTAGAACTGGAAATGACTCGATGATGGACATAATACGAAGG gAAGTTGAGAATCAACGCCTAGAGTAA